A window from Manis javanica isolate MJ-LG chromosome 10, MJ_LKY, whole genome shotgun sequence encodes these proteins:
- the FBXO7 gene encoding F-box only protein 7 isoform X1: MKLRVRFQKRTCPLEMPEAEPTVGQLRAHLSQVLLPSCGHSSDTRFAITLNNKDALTGDEETLASYGIVSGDLICLILEDAIPAPNLPSSTDSEHSSLQHNDQPSLAASSSQSSTQDEQPSDSFQGQAAQSDVWNDDNMSGPSQNFEAELVQDVDVEEGTGFCPLEPMLCSESVDGQVPHSLETLYQSADCLNPRDALIVSLHLLMLESGYIPQGTEAKAVSMPENWRSGGVYKLQYTHPLCEGGAAALTCVPLGKLIVINATLKINNEIISVKRLQLLPESFICKEEPGENVAKIYKDLQKLSRLFKDQLVYPLLAFTRQALNLPDVFGLVVLPLELKLRIFRLLDIRSVLSLSAVCRDLFIASNDQLLWRCLYLRDFRDGTVRGRDTDWKELYRKRHRQRKEAQRGRHMMFLPSSPHPIPFYPNPLHPRPFPPSSLLPPGIIGGEYDQRLTLPYVGDPINSLIPGPGETPSQFPPLRPRFDPIGPLPGPNPILPGRGGPNDRFPLRPSRGRPTDSRLPFM; encoded by the exons ATGAAGCTGCGGGTCCGGTTCCAGAAGCGGACCTGTCCGCTGGAGATGCCCGAAGCGGAGCCGACGGTGGGGCAGCTGCGTGCGCATCTGAGCCAGGTCCTGCTGCCGAGCTGCGGGCACAG TTCTGATACCCGGTTTGCAATTACATTGAACAACAAGGATGCCCTCACTGGAGATGAAGAGACCTTGgcttcatatgggattgtttctGGGGACTTGATATGTTTGATTCTTGAAGATGCCATTCCAGCACCTAACTTACCTTCATCCACAGATTCAGAGCATTCCTCACTCCAGCATAATGACCAACCCTCTTTGGCAGCCAGCTCCAGTCAGTCCAGCACACAGGATGAACAGCCGAGTGATTCATTCCAAGGACAGGCAGCCCAGTCTGATGTCTGGAATGATGACAATATG TCAGGGCCTAGTCAAAATTTTGAAGCTGAGTTAGTTCAAGATGTGGATGTGGAAGAGGGCACAGGTTTCTGTCCCTTGGAACCCATGCTGTGCAGTGAATCGGTGGATGGGCAGGTGCCCCATTCTTTGGAGACCCTGTACCAGTCAGCTGACTGTTTGAACCCCAGGGATGCCTTGATAGTGTCACTACATCTTCTCATGTTGGAGTCGGGCTACATACCTCAG gggacTGAAGCCAAAGCTGTGTCCATGCCGGAGAACTGGAGGTCGGGCGGCGTGTATAAGCTGCAGTACACGCACCCTCTCTGTGAGGGCGGCGCTGCCGCTCTCACCTGTGTGCCTTTGGGAAAGCTCATCGTCATAAATG CTACACTAAAAATCAACAATGAGATTATAAGTGTGAAAAGATTGCAGCTACTGCCAGAATCTTTTATTTGCAAAGAAGAACCAG ggGAAAATGTAGCCAAGATATACAAAGATCTTCAGAAGCTCTCTCGTCTCTTCAAAGACCAGCTGGTATATCCTCTTCTGGCTTTTACCCGACAAG cgCTGAACCTGCCAGATGTGTTTGGGTTGGTGGTCCTGCCGCTGGAGCTGAAACTGCGGATCTTCCGACTTCTGGATATTCGGTCTGTCCTGTCTTTGTCTGCAGTTTGCCGTGACCTCTTTATTGCTTCAAATGATCAACTTCTGTGGAGATGTTTGTATCTTCGGGATTTTCGAG atgGCACTGTCAGAGGTCGAGACACAGATTGGAAAGAA CTGTACAGGAAGAGGCACAGACAAAGaaaagaagctcagagagggcGGCATATGATGTTCCTGCCATCATCACCCCACCCCATTCCCTTCTATCCCAACCCTTTGCACCCTCGGCCTTTCCCTCCgagctctctccttcctcctggaaTTATTGGTGGGGAATACGATCAGAGACTAACACTTCCCTATGTTGGGGACCCAATCAATTCACTCATCCCTGGGCCTGGGGAGACACCTAGTCAGTTCCCTCCCCTCAGACCACGTTTTGATCCAATTGGCCCACTTCCAGGACCTAACCCCATCTTGCCAGGGCGAGGTGGCCCCAATGACAGATTTCCCTTAAGACCGAGCAGGGGCCGGCCAACTGACAGCCGGCTGCCATTCATGTGA
- the FBXO7 gene encoding F-box only protein 7 isoform X2: MARRPGGSASLQDSEHSSLQHNDQPSLAASSSQSSTQDEQPSDSFQGQAAQSDVWNDDNMSGPSQNFEAELVQDVDVEEGTGFCPLEPMLCSESVDGQVPHSLETLYQSADCLNPRDALIVSLHLLMLESGYIPQGTEAKAVSMPENWRSGGVYKLQYTHPLCEGGAAALTCVPLGKLIVINATLKINNEIISVKRLQLLPESFICKEEPGENVAKIYKDLQKLSRLFKDQLVYPLLAFTRQALNLPDVFGLVVLPLELKLRIFRLLDIRSVLSLSAVCRDLFIASNDQLLWRCLYLRDFRDGTVRGRDTDWKELYRKRHRQRKEAQRGRHMMFLPSSPHPIPFYPNPLHPRPFPPSSLLPPGIIGGEYDQRLTLPYVGDPINSLIPGPGETPSQFPPLRPRFDPIGPLPGPNPILPGRGGPNDRFPLRPSRGRPTDSRLPFM, translated from the exons ATGGCCCGGCGTCCCGGGGGCTCGGCTTCCCTGCAGG ATTCAGAGCATTCCTCACTCCAGCATAATGACCAACCCTCTTTGGCAGCCAGCTCCAGTCAGTCCAGCACACAGGATGAACAGCCGAGTGATTCATTCCAAGGACAGGCAGCCCAGTCTGATGTCTGGAATGATGACAATATG TCAGGGCCTAGTCAAAATTTTGAAGCTGAGTTAGTTCAAGATGTGGATGTGGAAGAGGGCACAGGTTTCTGTCCCTTGGAACCCATGCTGTGCAGTGAATCGGTGGATGGGCAGGTGCCCCATTCTTTGGAGACCCTGTACCAGTCAGCTGACTGTTTGAACCCCAGGGATGCCTTGATAGTGTCACTACATCTTCTCATGTTGGAGTCGGGCTACATACCTCAG gggacTGAAGCCAAAGCTGTGTCCATGCCGGAGAACTGGAGGTCGGGCGGCGTGTATAAGCTGCAGTACACGCACCCTCTCTGTGAGGGCGGCGCTGCCGCTCTCACCTGTGTGCCTTTGGGAAAGCTCATCGTCATAAATG CTACACTAAAAATCAACAATGAGATTATAAGTGTGAAAAGATTGCAGCTACTGCCAGAATCTTTTATTTGCAAAGAAGAACCAG ggGAAAATGTAGCCAAGATATACAAAGATCTTCAGAAGCTCTCTCGTCTCTTCAAAGACCAGCTGGTATATCCTCTTCTGGCTTTTACCCGACAAG cgCTGAACCTGCCAGATGTGTTTGGGTTGGTGGTCCTGCCGCTGGAGCTGAAACTGCGGATCTTCCGACTTCTGGATATTCGGTCTGTCCTGTCTTTGTCTGCAGTTTGCCGTGACCTCTTTATTGCTTCAAATGATCAACTTCTGTGGAGATGTTTGTATCTTCGGGATTTTCGAG atgGCACTGTCAGAGGTCGAGACACAGATTGGAAAGAA CTGTACAGGAAGAGGCACAGACAAAGaaaagaagctcagagagggcGGCATATGATGTTCCTGCCATCATCACCCCACCCCATTCCCTTCTATCCCAACCCTTTGCACCCTCGGCCTTTCCCTCCgagctctctccttcctcctggaaTTATTGGTGGGGAATACGATCAGAGACTAACACTTCCCTATGTTGGGGACCCAATCAATTCACTCATCCCTGGGCCTGGGGAGACACCTAGTCAGTTCCCTCCCCTCAGACCACGTTTTGATCCAATTGGCCCACTTCCAGGACCTAACCCCATCTTGCCAGGGCGAGGTGGCCCCAATGACAGATTTCCCTTAAGACCGAGCAGGGGCCGGCCAACTGACAGCCGGCTGCCATTCATGTGA